A genomic stretch from Mycobacterium sp. 050128 includes:
- a CDS encoding aromatic-ring-hydroxylating dioxygenase subunit beta, with product MTTTSPQDLRQAVLVSRDVRDQIEAFLFDEADLLDRDEFDGWLDLMAPEVHYFARVRQTLRRVGGPGFSERSMHLDDNYTSLKMRIQRHHTSSDWAEDPPSRIRHFITNIRVRSGDDIGGYCVTSNALLVRTRADEAKSETVSAERRDIIRRDETGWKLAQREILLDHTTLPTHNLSFLI from the coding sequence ATGACGACAACGTCGCCGCAGGATCTTCGTCAGGCTGTTCTCGTTTCGCGTGACGTGCGCGACCAAATCGAAGCCTTCCTCTTCGACGAGGCTGATCTGTTGGATCGTGACGAGTTCGACGGTTGGTTGGACTTGATGGCACCGGAGGTGCATTACTTCGCGCGCGTTCGTCAGACGCTGCGCAGAGTCGGTGGACCTGGGTTTTCCGAGCGTTCCATGCACTTGGACGACAACTACACGAGTCTCAAGATGCGTATCCAGCGGCACCACACGTCTTCGGATTGGGCTGAAGATCCCCCCTCACGGATCCGGCACTTCATCACCAACATCAGGGTAAGATCTGGTGACGACATCGGTGGATATTGTGTCACATCGAACGCGCTGCTAGTGCGCACGCGGGCGGACGAGGCTAAGTCCGAGACGGTTTCCGCCGAACGCCGAGACATTATTCGTCGCGACGAGACGGGCTGGAAACTGGCCCAGCGCGAGATTCTGCTGGATCACACCACCTTGCCGACGCACAACCTCTCTTTCTTGATCTAG